Proteins encoded in a region of the Moritella marina ATCC 15381 genome:
- the ribBA gene encoding bifunctional 3,4-dihydroxy-2-butanone-4-phosphate synthase/GTP cyclohydrolase II: MALSRIEDIIEDIRLGKMVILMDDEDRENEGDLIMAADKVTPEAINFMATHGRGLICLTLTKERVEKLQLPLMVQDNTAQFSTNFTVSIEAAEGVTTGISATDRAVTVLSAVAGDAKPADIVMPGHIFPLAAQDGGVLTRAGHTEAGCDLARLAGCEPAGVIVEILKDDGEMARRPDLEIFAEKHGIKLGTVADLIEYRNSNETTIERVAECKLPTEHGDFDLVTYRDTIDNQVHYALRKGDVVAEQPTLVRVHVQNTMTDILRTDRASKISWTLDDAMARIGRDGGVMVILGNEENSNDIIEKVKLFAQEDKGDVQPKAKWQGTSRRVGVGSQILADMGVSKMKLLSSDKRYHSLSGFGLEVVEYIAK, encoded by the coding sequence GGATGATGAAGATCGTGAAAATGAAGGCGATTTGATCATGGCGGCAGATAAAGTGACGCCAGAGGCGATTAACTTTATGGCGACACACGGCCGTGGTTTAATTTGCCTGACATTAACCAAAGAGCGTGTTGAAAAACTGCAACTGCCTTTGATGGTTCAAGACAATACGGCGCAATTCTCAACCAACTTCACTGTTTCGATTGAAGCCGCTGAAGGCGTGACGACGGGTATCTCGGCAACAGATCGTGCAGTAACAGTATTATCTGCAGTCGCTGGTGATGCGAAACCAGCGGATATCGTGATGCCAGGCCACATCTTCCCACTGGCAGCGCAAGACGGCGGTGTACTAACACGCGCTGGTCATACTGAAGCAGGTTGTGATCTTGCACGTCTAGCGGGTTGTGAGCCGGCAGGTGTAATTGTTGAGATCTTAAAAGATGACGGTGAAATGGCGCGTCGTCCAGACTTAGAAATTTTTGCTGAAAAACATGGCATTAAATTAGGCACTGTGGCTGATTTAATCGAATACCGTAATAGCAATGAAACAACGATTGAACGTGTTGCTGAATGTAAATTACCCACTGAACACGGTGATTTTGATTTAGTGACTTACCGCGATACTATCGACAATCAAGTTCATTATGCATTACGTAAAGGTGATGTTGTTGCCGAGCAACCAACATTAGTACGTGTGCATGTACAAAATACCATGACTGATATTCTACGTACTGATCGCGCGAGCAAGATCTCATGGACATTGGATGATGCAATGGCGCGTATTGGCCGTGATGGCGGTGTGATGGTGATCTTAGGCAACGAAGAAAACTCTAACGATATCATCGAAAAAGTGAAGCTATTTGCCCAAGAAGATAAAGGCGATGTGCAGCCAAAAGCAAAATGGCAGGGGACATCACGCCGCGTTGGTGTAGGTTCACAAATTTTAGCTGATATGGGCGTGTCTAAGATGAAGCTATTAAGCTCGGACAAACGTTACCATTCATTATCAGGCTTTGGCTTGGAAGTTGTCGAATATATCGCTAAATAA
- the ribH gene encoding 6,7-dimethyl-8-ribityllumazine synthase gives MKVIEGNVPAPEAKIAIVISRFNSFINESLLAGAIDSLKRFGQVSEDNITIVRVPGAVELPLVTQRVAATKQFDAIIALGTVIRGGTPHFEFVAGECNKGLAQVAMDYDVPVAFGVLTTDTIEQAIERAGTKAGNKGSEAALSALEMVNVLHQVDVLLEKK, from the coding sequence ATGAAAGTTATCGAAGGAAATGTTCCTGCTCCAGAAGCTAAAATTGCTATTGTGATCTCTCGTTTTAACAGCTTCATCAATGAAAGCTTGTTAGCGGGTGCTATCGATTCACTAAAACGTTTTGGTCAAGTTAGCGAAGACAATATCACTATTGTACGCGTACCTGGCGCTGTAGAATTACCGCTTGTAACTCAACGTGTTGCTGCAACAAAACAGTTTGATGCAATCATTGCTTTAGGTACGGTAATTCGTGGTGGTACACCACATTTTGAATTCGTAGCTGGCGAATGTAATAAAGGTCTTGCTCAAGTTGCAATGGACTATGATGTTCCTGTTGCATTTGGTGTTCTAACGACAGACACCATTGAGCAAGCAATTGAGCGTGCTGGTACCAAGGCTGGTAATAAAGGGTCGGAGGCTGCTCTAAGTGCACTTGAAATGGTGAATGTTTTGCATCAAGTTGATGTATTATTGGAGAAAAAATGA